In Haloarcula hispanica ATCC 33960, one DNA window encodes the following:
- a CDS encoding electron transfer flavoprotein subunit beta/FixA family protein, translating to MDTVACIKRVPDTGAKITLTDDEQRIDTSHLGFTISPHEECAVEEAIQVADDHDGTATVMSLGSVDADEQLRTGLAMTADEATLLETDGEEWRPRETAAALADALSGDAGTDPEFDLLLFGNESADVANHQVGVRVAERLDVPFVAGVSDLTIEDGTAVAERDVTGGTEVYELDLPAAVGVREGLNTPRYASMRAKMQARKQSIGRQDPVASEFDGGIEKVRLEAPESTEGSAEVLGDGSDAVPAVVDLLRDDLEVI from the coding sequence ATGGACACCGTAGCCTGCATCAAACGCGTGCCGGACACCGGCGCGAAAATCACACTGACCGACGACGAACAGCGAATAGACACGAGCCATCTGGGGTTCACGATATCGCCCCACGAGGAGTGCGCCGTCGAGGAGGCCATTCAGGTGGCCGACGACCACGACGGGACGGCCACCGTGATGTCGCTCGGATCGGTGGACGCCGACGAACAGCTCCGGACCGGGCTCGCGATGACGGCCGACGAGGCGACGCTGCTGGAAACTGACGGGGAAGAGTGGCGGCCCCGCGAAACGGCGGCCGCCCTCGCAGACGCTCTGAGCGGCGACGCCGGCACCGATCCGGAGTTCGACCTCCTCCTGTTCGGGAACGAATCGGCCGACGTGGCGAACCACCAGGTCGGGGTTCGCGTCGCCGAGCGGCTGGACGTGCCGTTCGTCGCGGGCGTGTCAGACCTGACGATTGAGGACGGGACGGCCGTCGCCGAGCGCGACGTGACTGGTGGGACCGAGGTGTACGAACTCGACCTGCCAGCGGCCGTCGGCGTGAGGGAGGGGCTCAACACGCCCCGCTACGCCTCGATGCGCGCCAAGATGCAGGCGCGCAAACAGTCGATCGGGCGGCAGGACCCAGTCGCCAGCGAGTTCGACGGGGGTATCGAGAAAGTCCGGTTGGAAGCGCCGGAGAGCACGGAGGGCTCGGCCGAGGTGCTCGGCGATGGATCGGACGCCGTACCCGCAGTCGTCGACCTGCTCCGCGACGACCTGGAGGTGATCTGA
- a CDS encoding electron transfer flavoprotein subunit alpha/FixB family protein: protein MILSLVEHAGGSPEEPSLEALTLARELATATDAALEAVAFGAESAALGEKLGDYGVETLHHVGDERLDTYAPEAWAESIAQLLDATDPDAVVAPGTDRGQEVLAHVGARRDLPMAANCLDVEAGDVYELSRQRWGGSLVEHTRLDSDTKLVTAAEHEFSPETATETVESTVQPFEPSLDESAFRVSVDRVEESDETGVSLGEARVVVGGGRGVGGPEDYDKLETLADSLGGTVGASRAAVNEGWRPHNDQIGQTGTKISPDLYVACGISGAVQHMVGCKGADNILAINTDPEAAIMQKADYAVVGDLHEVVPELNDALGDGG from the coding sequence GTGATACTGAGCCTCGTCGAACATGCGGGCGGAAGTCCCGAAGAGCCCTCGCTGGAGGCGCTCACGCTGGCCCGTGAACTGGCGACGGCGACCGACGCGGCGCTCGAAGCCGTCGCGTTCGGCGCAGAATCGGCGGCGCTCGGGGAGAAACTCGGTGACTACGGCGTAGAGACGCTCCACCACGTCGGTGACGAGCGGCTTGACACGTACGCACCCGAGGCCTGGGCGGAGAGTATCGCGCAGTTGCTCGACGCCACGGACCCGGACGCAGTCGTCGCCCCGGGGACTGACCGCGGACAGGAGGTGCTAGCCCACGTCGGTGCCAGGCGCGACCTGCCGATGGCGGCCAACTGTCTCGACGTCGAGGCCGGCGACGTGTACGAACTGTCGCGCCAGCGATGGGGTGGTAGCCTCGTCGAACACACACGCCTTGACAGTGACACGAAACTGGTGACTGCGGCGGAACACGAGTTTTCGCCGGAGACGGCGACAGAGACAGTTGAGTCGACGGTCCAGCCGTTCGAGCCGTCGCTCGACGAGAGCGCGTTCCGGGTCAGTGTCGACCGAGTCGAGGAGTCCGACGAGACCGGTGTGTCGCTCGGCGAGGCCCGCGTCGTCGTCGGCGGCGGGCGCGGTGTCGGTGGTCCGGAGGATTACGACAAACTGGAGACGCTGGCCGATAGCCTCGGCGGAACCGTCGGCGCGTCGCGGGCCGCCGTCAACGAGGGCTGGCGACCGCACAACGACCAGATCGGACAGACGGGCACGAAGATCAGCCCGGACCTCTACGTCGCCTGCGGTATCAGCGGTGCGGTGCAGCACATGGTGGGCTGTAAGGGTGCGGACAACATCCTGGCGATCAACACCGACCCGGAGGCGGCCATCATGCAGAAGGCCGACTACGCCGTCGTCGGCGACCTCCACGAGGTCGTGCCGGAGTTGAACGACGCGCTGGGAGACGGGGGCTGA
- a CDS encoding cupin domain-containing protein — translation MASSYEIVQPATVPTEQFNTCETEVRKLTDPLGCTEMRVNQVIVEPDSVTTPHTHDGQEEVFVATTGGQIAVEGDVHDVPEGGVVRVHPDTVRNLCNHIEETHVWLAFGAPPVGTVENFGDYVVKE, via the coding sequence ATGGCGTCCTCGTACGAAATCGTCCAGCCAGCGACGGTACCGACGGAGCAGTTCAACACCTGTGAGACAGAGGTCCGGAAGCTCACGGACCCGCTCGGCTGTACGGAGATGCGGGTGAATCAGGTCATCGTCGAACCGGACTCCGTGACGACACCGCATACACACGACGGCCAGGAGGAGGTGTTCGTCGCGACGACCGGCGGCCAGATAGCCGTCGAGGGTGACGTCCACGATGTCCCCGAGGGCGGGGTCGTCCGCGTCCACCCGGACACGGTCCGGAATCTCTGTAACCATATTGAAGAGACGCACGTCTGGCTCGCTTTCGGCGCGCCGCCCGTGGGAACTGTCGAGAACTTCGGGGACTACGTCGTCAAAGAATGA
- a CDS encoding cyclodeaminase/cyclohydrolase family protein: MTFADQPISEFLDDVASGQVTPSGGAVAAVGGAMGAALCEMVCIHTVGTDGSEAAADELSEVGDTLADRRERLLALADEDAATVDAVGAAIESGDDDRMQAASKRSTEVPLETAEVCLDVVEHARTVTAKGTPVAVPDAAVGALLAAAALQASVATVRANLDMIDDESFVAAMKQRADEAEAAGKAALDEAVANAER, from the coding sequence ATGACGTTCGCGGACCAGCCTATCAGTGAGTTTCTCGACGACGTCGCGTCGGGCCAGGTGACCCCGAGCGGCGGTGCGGTCGCGGCCGTCGGCGGCGCGATGGGCGCGGCGCTCTGTGAGATGGTCTGTATCCACACTGTCGGCACAGATGGGTCCGAGGCAGCGGCTGATGAACTAAGCGAGGTTGGTGACACGCTGGCCGACCGGCGAGAACGGCTGCTTGCCCTCGCCGACGAGGACGCAGCCACGGTCGACGCGGTCGGGGCCGCAATCGAGTCCGGGGACGACGACCGGATGCAGGCGGCTTCGAAACGTTCGACGGAAGTGCCACTGGAGACGGCCGAGGTCTGTCTCGACGTCGTTGAGCACGCCCGCACGGTGACTGCGAAGGGGACGCCGGTCGCTGTCCCGGACGCGGCCGTCGGGGCGCTGCTCGCGGCGGCGGCGCTACAGGCGTCCGTCGCGACTGTCCGGGCCAATCTCGACATGATCGACGACGAATCATTCGTGGCAGCGATGAAACAGCGGGCAGACGAGGCAGAAGCGGCCGGCAAAGCGGCGCTCGACGAAGCGGTCGCAAACGCGGAGCGGTGA
- a CDS encoding formate--tetrahydrofolate ligase has protein sequence MSSQDEQSATEETQEPIPTDYDIAQSTEMEPIWELVEPWGLGLDDLQYFGEYTAKVKQHAIERLREQAEDKEQNLVLVTGMTPTPKGEGKTVTTVGLGQTLNHVGEEAMIAIREPSLGPVFGVKGGAAGGGRSQVLPMEDINLHFTGDLHALTSAHNLIAAMLDAKISQGDDLNIDINNVSWPRAIDMNDRALRETVVGLGGKTGGTPREDSFLLTAASELMAVLCLASDLGDLKERVSRIIVAYDEDGDPVTVEDIEATGPATMLLRDAIKPNVVQTIEGTPALVHGGPFANIAHGTNSLVADKTAFGMGDYLVTEAGFGSDLGAEKFMDVVCRKGDMTPNAVVLVASVRALKYHGLDQWPVDYDEIDEAGVEAVEAGFSNLDKHATNLQKFGVPVVVSVNRFPDDTDEEIQAILDHCREDLGVRAAESNVFSDGSEGGVDLAENVIEATEESNEEDFRMLYDDEDSIKEKIHTVATEIYGADDVKYTGGALDDIEQMNELDFDDYPVVMSKTFHSLSDDASQKGAPEGWELEISEVYPSAGAGFLVALTADALTMPGLPARPAAADMDIDEDGNISGLF, from the coding sequence ATGTCTTCACAGGATGAGCAATCCGCGACCGAAGAGACGCAGGAGCCGATTCCTACGGACTACGATATCGCCCAGTCGACCGAGATGGAACCGATCTGGGAACTGGTAGAGCCGTGGGGACTCGGCCTCGACGACCTCCAGTACTTCGGCGAATACACCGCGAAAGTCAAACAACACGCCATCGAGCGCCTCCGTGAACAGGCGGAAGACAAGGAGCAGAACCTCGTCCTGGTAACCGGGATGACCCCGACGCCGAAAGGCGAGGGGAAGACGGTAACGACCGTCGGCCTCGGACAGACGCTCAACCACGTCGGCGAGGAAGCGATGATCGCCATCCGGGAACCGTCGCTTGGCCCGGTGTTCGGCGTCAAAGGCGGCGCAGCAGGCGGCGGCCGGTCGCAGGTCCTTCCGATGGAGGACATCAACCTCCACTTCACCGGCGACCTCCACGCGCTCACCTCTGCACACAACCTCATCGCCGCGATGCTCGACGCGAAGATCTCGCAGGGTGACGACCTGAACATCGACATCAACAACGTCTCCTGGCCGCGCGCTATCGACATGAACGACCGCGCGCTCCGGGAGACGGTTGTGGGCCTGGGCGGGAAAACCGGCGGGACGCCACGGGAGGACAGCTTCCTCCTTACCGCCGCCTCAGAACTGATGGCGGTGCTGTGCCTGGCGAGTGACCTGGGCGACCTCAAAGAGCGAGTCAGTCGCATCATCGTCGCCTACGACGAGGACGGCGACCCGGTCACGGTCGAAGATATCGAAGCGACCGGCCCAGCAACCATGCTACTCCGGGACGCGATCAAGCCGAACGTCGTCCAGACCATCGAGGGGACGCCGGCGCTGGTCCACGGCGGGCCGTTCGCGAACATCGCCCACGGGACGAACTCGCTCGTCGCCGACAAGACTGCCTTCGGCATGGGCGACTACCTCGTCACCGAGGCTGGTTTCGGCTCCGACCTCGGGGCCGAGAAGTTCATGGACGTGGTCTGTCGCAAGGGCGATATGACGCCGAACGCCGTCGTGCTGGTGGCGTCGGTCCGCGCGCTCAAATACCACGGCCTCGACCAGTGGCCGGTCGACTACGACGAGATCGACGAGGCCGGCGTCGAAGCCGTCGAAGCGGGCTTCTCGAACCTCGACAAGCACGCGACGAACCTCCAGAAGTTCGGCGTCCCGGTCGTCGTCTCCGTCAACCGCTTCCCGGACGACACCGACGAGGAGATTCAGGCCATCTTGGACCACTGCCGTGAGGACCTCGGGGTCAGAGCGGCTGAGTCGAACGTGTTCTCCGACGGCAGCGAGGGCGGCGTCGACCTCGCGGAGAACGTCATCGAGGCAACCGAGGAGAGCAACGAGGAGGACTTCCGGATGCTGTACGACGACGAGGACAGCATCAAGGAGAAGATCCACACCGTCGCGACCGAGATTTACGGCGCTGACGACGTGAAATACACCGGCGGCGCGCTCGACGACATCGAGCAGATGAACGAGCTCGATTTCGACGACTACCCGGTCGTCATGTCCAAGACGTTCCACTCGCTGAGCGACGACGCGAGCCAGAAGGGCGCGCCGGAGGGCTGGGAACTCGAAATCAGCGAAGTGTACCCGTCTGCCGGAGCTGGCTTCCTGGTCGCTCTCACGGCCGACGCGCTCACGATGCCTGGCCTGCCGGCCCGACCGGCTGCCGCCGACATGGACATCGACGAAGACGGTAACATTTCGGGGCTGTTCTGA
- the folP gene encoding dihydropteroate synthase, with the protein MEYHESADYLQSLQRRRPKLGTDTTARMLAHLGDPDNSFDSVQIAGSNGKGSTAQMTESVIRAAGLDVGLFTSPGLNGFREQVTVNGGRIPKERVTEFVEQIEPCIDRLAAEDDKPTHFEVLTALALYHFDVEDVDVAVLEVGIGGRYDATSAVDPVASAVTSISLEHTDLLGDTVEKIARDKAQVAPRDAPLVTGTTGAALDAIQGITDTITVGGEGADVTAVENGMRSAVENRISLTGPDWALESNLKLLGQHQAENAGVAATLARQLIDEDTETISEGLRAATLPGRFEIRSTDPMVVLDGSHNPGAMETLTTLIERYEYDDLHVVFAAMQDKEYERMIATLPAVETAFAARPEVDRAASTGSLAAAFEGQAAQVQQVESVPEATERAVATAGADDFVLVAGSLYAVAEARDRWSRLVVPTETLQQPSAGGTAGSGSEPEIHQQMLSVTLRRDQAGVVKQAFEDCGGTCTRSAVGMPEKLVDTTLSGTPRQFQQLTDRLASTGLGLGRLATQLEGTLSDRSFPPPFDREEAAVMGILNVTPDSFYDGGEYNRRDLAVSHAEQMIESGADIVDIGGESTRPGADPVAVETEIDRVVPVIEAVSSLNTTVSVDTRKAAVADAALDAGADIVNDVSGLSDPEMRFVVADHDASVILMHSLSAPVDPGRTVTYDDVVDDVLRDLTEQILLAEQAGIDREQIIVDPGCGFGKNAAESFELVDRLHEFHALGCPVLVGHSRKSMFADMSDAGADRLPPTLATTALAAERGADAVRVHDVSENNAVLKTVSATASRPSQMRQQ; encoded by the coding sequence ATGGAGTACCACGAGTCGGCGGACTACCTGCAGTCGCTACAACGCCGTCGGCCCAAGTTGGGGACCGATACGACGGCGCGGATGCTCGCACATCTCGGTGACCCGGACAACAGTTTCGACAGCGTGCAGATCGCCGGGTCGAACGGAAAGGGAAGCACCGCCCAGATGACCGAGAGCGTGATCAGAGCCGCCGGGCTGGACGTCGGCCTGTTCACTTCGCCGGGATTGAACGGCTTTCGGGAGCAAGTCACGGTCAACGGCGGCCGGATACCCAAAGAGCGGGTGACGGAGTTCGTCGAACAGATCGAGCCATGTATCGACCGCCTGGCCGCCGAGGACGACAAGCCGACGCATTTCGAGGTACTCACCGCGCTTGCGCTCTATCATTTCGATGTCGAAGACGTCGATGTGGCAGTTCTGGAAGTCGGTATCGGCGGCCGGTACGACGCCACGAGCGCGGTCGATCCCGTCGCAAGCGCCGTCACCAGTATCAGTTTAGAACACACCGACCTGCTCGGCGACACGGTCGAGAAGATCGCCCGCGACAAAGCACAGGTCGCGCCGCGGGACGCCCCACTCGTGACGGGAACGACCGGCGCTGCCCTTGATGCGATCCAGGGGATTACCGACACCATCACCGTCGGTGGTGAGGGGGCTGACGTCACCGCCGTCGAAAACGGCATGCGCTCGGCCGTCGAGAACCGCATCTCCCTCACGGGGCCGGACTGGGCGCTCGAATCGAACCTCAAACTGCTCGGACAGCATCAGGCGGAGAACGCCGGCGTCGCCGCGACGCTGGCCCGACAACTCATCGACGAGGACACCGAAACCATATCCGAGGGGCTGCGGGCCGCGACGCTGCCGGGGCGGTTCGAGATCCGGTCGACCGACCCGATGGTGGTTCTCGATGGCTCACACAACCCCGGCGCGATGGAGACGCTGACAACACTCATAGAGCGATACGAGTACGACGACCTCCACGTAGTCTTCGCCGCGATGCAGGACAAGGAGTACGAACGAATGATTGCGACGCTTCCGGCCGTCGAGACGGCGTTCGCCGCGCGACCGGAAGTCGACCGAGCCGCGAGCACTGGATCGCTCGCTGCCGCGTTCGAGGGGCAGGCAGCCCAGGTACAGCAGGTCGAGTCCGTTCCGGAAGCCACCGAACGAGCGGTAGCCACGGCCGGCGCGGACGACTTCGTACTCGTGGCCGGGTCTCTCTACGCAGTTGCCGAGGCTCGGGACCGCTGGAGTCGGCTGGTCGTTCCGACAGAGACGCTCCAGCAGCCGTCGGCGGGCGGGACCGCTGGATCAGGAAGTGAACCAGAAATCCACCAGCAGATGCTTTCGGTCACGCTGCGGCGCGACCAGGCAGGCGTCGTCAAACAGGCGTTCGAGGACTGCGGCGGCACCTGTACCCGTTCGGCTGTCGGGATGCCGGAGAAGCTCGTCGACACGACGCTGTCGGGAACGCCGCGACAGTTTCAACAGCTCACTGACAGACTGGCTTCGACAGGGCTGGGGCTCGGTCGGCTCGCCACGCAACTCGAAGGCACGCTGTCTGACAGGTCGTTCCCGCCGCCGTTCGACAGGGAAGAGGCGGCCGTGATGGGTATTCTCAACGTCACGCCGGACAGTTTCTACGACGGCGGCGAGTACAACCGTCGCGACCTCGCGGTCAGTCACGCGGAACAGATGATCGAGTCCGGGGCGGACATCGTCGACATCGGCGGCGAGAGCACGCGTCCCGGGGCTGACCCCGTGGCCGTCGAAACAGAGATCGACCGCGTAGTACCCGTTATCGAGGCCGTGTCCTCGCTCAATACCACCGTCTCCGTAGATACCCGAAAAGCCGCGGTCGCTGACGCGGCGCTGGACGCCGGTGCCGACATCGTCAACGACGTGTCGGGACTGTCGGACCCCGAGATGCGGTTCGTGGTTGCCGACCACGACGCGTCCGTCATCCTGATGCATAGCCTGTCCGCGCCAGTGGACCCAGGTCGAACTGTGACCTACGACGACGTCGTCGACGACGTGCTTCGAGACCTCACAGAACAGATCCTGCTCGCCGAGCAAGCCGGCATCGACCGCGAGCAGATTATCGTCGACCCCGGCTGTGGTTTCGGGAAGAACGCCGCCGAATCGTTCGAACTCGTCGACCGACTCCACGAGTTCCACGCGCTCGGCTGTCCGGTGCTGGTCGGGCACTCCCGGAAGTCGATGTTTGCCGACATGAGCGACGCCGGTGCGGACAGGCTGCCACCGACTCTGGCCACGACAGCGCTGGCCGCCGAACGTGGGGCTGACGCAGTCAGGGTCCACGACGTCTCCGAGAACAACGCCGTGCTCAAGACGGTCTCAGCGACGGCGTCGCGACCGTCTCAGATGCGACAACAGTGA
- a CDS encoding BCCT family transporter — translation MANSDEQTGEMSDGLQVELFHPESDREPGDTNIQAAGFDIHPVVFPVALAIIALFIAVTILLGDTAASAYTWLFNTIGDTFGWFYLLAVNVFIITLLYFAFSKYGNIRIGGVEAEKEFSDFSWMAMLFSAGMGIGLMFFSVSEPLYYFQNPPSFFGAEAGTGAAASAAMAQTFFHWGFHPWAVYGLVGLGLAFFSFNRGLPLTFRSIFWPLLGERIYGWPGHIIDLVTVFATLFGLSTSLGLGVAQVNTGLSYVGGDMLGAVSVPTGTWPQVALIAGITLIATLSVAAGLDGGVKRLSTLNLYLMFALLGFLVIVGPTVYIFGTWAEGLGAYFGNILALGFFTGTLNEAANGTPTAWTVFYWGWWIAWSPFVGMFIARISKGRSVREFVLGVLFLPSMFSTLWLSVFGGSAMFNSLLGNGQALATYNEVGQTVAMFALLEQFPLGVVSGLIATLLVITFFVTSSDSGSLVIDHLTSGGKHDVPRTQRIFWALTEGLVASILLIGGGLTALQTAAITTGLPFAFILCLMCYTVYLGLDNEYQILESEEFAETIQDLSERDDVDVVTAGDEMVTDISDPGDDTATGTD, via the coding sequence ATGGCAAACAGTGACGAGCAAACCGGGGAAATGTCTGACGGGCTTCAGGTCGAGTTGTTCCATCCGGAGTCCGACCGCGAACCCGGTGATACGAACATTCAGGCGGCTGGATTCGACATCCATCCAGTAGTATTCCCGGTGGCGCTGGCGATTATTGCGCTGTTCATCGCAGTGACGATACTGCTCGGTGACACCGCAGCCTCGGCGTACACATGGCTGTTCAATACCATCGGGGACACTTTCGGCTGGTTCTACCTGCTGGCGGTGAACGTGTTCATCATCACACTGCTTTACTTCGCGTTCAGCAAGTACGGCAATATCAGAATCGGCGGCGTCGAGGCCGAAAAGGAGTTCAGCGACTTCTCCTGGATGGCGATGCTGTTCAGCGCCGGCATGGGTATCGGCCTCATGTTCTTCAGCGTCTCGGAACCGCTGTACTACTTCCAGAACCCCCCGAGCTTCTTCGGGGCCGAAGCGGGGACCGGCGCAGCGGCGTCCGCCGCGATGGCGCAGACGTTCTTCCACTGGGGCTTTCACCCGTGGGCGGTGTACGGCCTCGTGGGACTCGGCCTCGCGTTCTTCTCGTTCAACCGCGGGCTCCCGCTCACCTTCCGGTCGATATTCTGGCCCCTGCTCGGCGAGCGGATTTACGGCTGGCCGGGCCACATTATCGACCTGGTGACGGTGTTCGCGACGCTGTTCGGGCTGTCAACCTCACTGGGACTCGGTGTTGCACAGGTCAACACGGGGCTCTCCTACGTGGGCGGCGACATGCTCGGTGCGGTGAGTGTCCCGACAGGGACCTGGCCGCAAGTCGCGCTCATCGCCGGGATCACGCTCATCGCGACCCTCTCGGTCGCAGCGGGGCTCGACGGCGGCGTCAAGCGGCTGAGTACGCTCAATCTCTATCTGATGTTCGCACTACTCGGGTTCCTCGTCATCGTGGGTCCGACGGTGTACATCTTCGGGACGTGGGCAGAGGGCCTCGGCGCGTACTTCGGCAACATCCTCGCACTCGGGTTCTTTACCGGGACGCTCAACGAAGCGGCGAACGGGACCCCCACCGCCTGGACCGTGTTCTACTGGGGCTGGTGGATCGCGTGGTCGCCGTTCGTCGGGATGTTCATCGCGCGCATTTCGAAGGGTCGGTCCGTCCGGGAGTTTGTACTGGGCGTGCTGTTCCTTCCATCGATGTTCTCGACGCTCTGGCTCTCGGTGTTCGGCGGCAGCGCGATGTTCAACTCCCTGCTGGGGAACGGACAGGCGCTGGCGACGTACAACGAGGTCGGCCAGACCGTCGCGATGTTCGCCCTGCTGGAGCAGTTCCCGCTTGGCGTGGTCAGTGGACTGATCGCGACGCTGCTGGTCATCACGTTCTTCGTCACGTCGTCTGACTCCGGGTCACTGGTCATCGACCATCTGACTTCGGGCGGGAAGCACGACGTGCCGCGAACACAGCGGATATTCTGGGCCCTTACCGAGGGCCTTGTCGCGTCTATCCTGCTCATCGGCGGCGGGCTGACGGCGCTCCAGACGGCCGCAATCACCACAGGACTCCCGTTCGCGTTCATCCTGTGTCTGATGTGCTATACGGTGTATCTTGGGCTCGACAACGAGTACCAGATACTCGAATCGGAAGAGTTCGCAGAAACGATTCAGGACCTCTCTGAACGGGATGACGTCGACGTCGTGACCGCCGGCGACGAAATGGTGACAGATATCTCTGACCCGGGAGACGACACGGCGACGGGTACCGACTGA
- a CDS encoding universal stress protein, with translation MYDHILVPYDGSDEARRGAEHGIELAAALGATVHALYVIDLPGTPRALALRDDEEEMREEYRNYGEEVLANLGNVAQEHGVDYKTHFKTGAPSEEIVEFAENEDMDAIVLGSAFRGKLGNLLGGTTDKVVRTSSIPVISQRMSVNDI, from the coding sequence ATGTACGACCACATACTCGTCCCGTATGACGGCAGTGATGAGGCCCGGAGAGGGGCAGAACACGGCATCGAACTCGCCGCTGCACTCGGCGCGACAGTCCATGCATTGTACGTCATTGACCTGCCGGGCACGCCGCGTGCGCTTGCGCTCAGAGATGACGAAGAGGAGATGCGCGAGGAGTATCGAAACTACGGGGAAGAGGTTCTGGCGAATCTCGGGAACGTCGCCCAAGAGCACGGCGTCGATTACAAGACGCATTTCAAAACCGGCGCACCCAGCGAGGAAATCGTCGAGTTCGCTGAAAACGAAGACATGGACGCGATTGTCCTGGGCTCGGCGTTCCGTGGAAAGCTCGGGAACCTGCTCGGTGGGACAACCGATAAAGTGGTCCGGACGTCGAGCATTCCAGTCATCAGTCAGCGGATGAGTGTCAACGACATTTGA
- the ilvA gene encoding threonine ammonia-lyase, with protein MTQTESDTLPVTYADIERARERLDDDTVVKKTPVERSTSLGEFVDAEVHLKMEHLQWTGSFKTRGAFNKISQDVADGVESFVAASAGNHAQGVALAATKCGAESTIFMPENAPQAKIDATRGYGGSVELVGNDFQETMSHAKAVVEETDAEFVHAYDDLDIIAGQGTLGTEMYHDCPDVDTVIVPIGGGGLISGVSTAVKHLSPETRVVGVQATGAETVHESLDKGIPVVLDEVDTIADGIATGGISETTLNIIEANVDEVVTVSDTDIAQAILLLMERAKQVVEGAGAASVAAVLSDSLDVSGETVMPLLCGGNLDMTQMREVLIHALTERQQLLQLRVRIDDQPGVMEEISGVIARQGANIHDVRHERSVENLEIGEAYLVFNVETSGAEHAQTIITAIRDAGYPVDNVARKAQNGAL; from the coding sequence ATGACACAAACCGAATCGGACACCCTGCCCGTCACATACGCGGACATCGAACGAGCCCGCGAACGCCTTGACGACGACACAGTCGTCAAGAAGACGCCAGTCGAACGGAGTACGTCTCTCGGTGAATTCGTCGACGCCGAGGTCCACCTGAAGATGGAACACCTCCAGTGGACAGGCTCGTTCAAGACTAGAGGCGCGTTCAACAAGATCTCACAGGACGTCGCCGATGGCGTGGAGTCGTTTGTCGCCGCCAGCGCCGGCAATCACGCACAGGGCGTCGCCCTCGCCGCGACGAAATGTGGGGCGGAGTCGACGATTTTCATGCCGGAGAACGCGCCACAGGCCAAAATCGACGCCACCAGAGGCTACGGGGGGAGCGTCGAACTGGTCGGCAACGACTTTCAGGAGACGATGTCCCACGCCAAAGCCGTCGTTGAGGAGACTGACGCCGAGTTCGTTCACGCCTACGACGATTTGGACATCATTGCCGGACAGGGGACCCTCGGTACGGAAATGTACCACGACTGCCCCGACGTCGACACAGTCATCGTCCCCATCGGCGGCGGCGGACTTATCAGCGGTGTCTCGACCGCAGTCAAGCACCTCTCGCCCGAGACGCGCGTCGTCGGCGTTCAGGCGACCGGCGCGGAGACGGTCCACGAAAGTCTCGACAAAGGGATTCCGGTCGTGCTCGACGAGGTTGACACAATCGCTGACGGCATCGCCACCGGCGGTATCTCGGAGACGACACTCAACATCATCGAGGCGAACGTCGACGAGGTCGTGACTGTTTCGGACACCGATATCGCACAGGCGATTCTCCTGTTGATGGAACGGGCCAAGCAGGTCGTGGAAGGTGCCGGGGCCGCCTCCGTGGCTGCCGTACTGAGTGACAGCCTCGACGTGTCGGGTGAAACGGTGATGCCGCTGCTCTGTGGCGGGAACCTCGACATGACACAAATGCGTGAGGTTCTCATCCACGCGCTCACGGAGCGCCAGCAGCTCCTTCAGCTTCGGGTTCGCATCGACGACCAGCCGGGTGTGATGGAGGAGATCTCGGGGGTCATCGCCCGGCAGGGAGCTAACATCCACGACGTTCGCCACGAGCGGTCCGTCGAGAACCTCGAAATCGGGGAGGCGTACCTCGTCTTCAACGTCGAGACGAGCGGTGCCGAGCATGCACAGACCATCATTACGGCGATACGCGACGCGGGCTACCCCGTCGACAACGTCGCACGGAAGGCCCAAAACGGCGCACTGTGA